From the genome of Globicephala melas chromosome 16, mGloMel1.2, whole genome shotgun sequence, one region includes:
- the PLAU gene encoding urokinase-type plasminogen activator isoform X2, which produces MRLLLACLLLCALVVRDSEGSHELHQVSGASKCGCLNGGKCVSYKYFSNIQRCDCPKKFQGEHCEIDTSKTCYQGNGHSYRGKANTDTSGRPCLAWNSPTILRKTYHAHRPDALQLGLGKHNYCRNPDNQRRPWCYVHVGLMQVVQECMVHSCSSERNALSPPEKLQCGQKALRPRFKIVGGEFTTIENQPWFAAIYRRHRAGSVTYVCGGSLINPCWVVSATHCFIEYQRKEDYIVYLGRSKLNSITPGEMQFDVQKLILHKDYSADTLAHHNDIADYIYPEQLKMTTVKLVSHEECQQPHYYGTEVTSKMLCAADPQWETDSCQGDSGGPLVCFTQGRMTLTGIVSWGRECAMKEKPGVYTRVSSFLPWIHTHIGGENGLAL; this is translated from the exons ATGAGACTCCTGCTGGCATGCCTGCTCCTCTGCGCCCTGGTCGTGAGAGACTCCGAG GGCAGCCATGAACTTCATCAAGTGTCTGGTGCCT CGAAGTGTGGCTGTCTGAATGGAGGAAAATGTGTGTCCTACAAGTACTTCTCCAACATTCAACGATGCGACTGCCCAAAGAAATTCCAAGGGGAACACTGTGAGATAG ATACATCGAAAACCTGCTATCAGGGGAATGGTCACTCTTACCGAGGGAAGGCCAACACTGACACCAGCGGCCGGCCCTGCCTGGCCTGGAACTCTCCCACCATCCTTCGGAAAACGTACCATGCCCACAGACCTGATGCCCTTCAGCTGGGACTGGGGAAACACAATTACTGCAG GAACCCAGACAATCAGAGGAGACCCTGGTGCTATGTGCATGTTGGCCTAATGCAGGTTGTCCAGGAGTGCATGGTGCACAGCTGCTCTTCTG aaAGAAATGCCCTATCTCCTCCAGAAAAGTTACAGTGTGGCCAGAAGGCTCTGAGGCCCCGCTTTAAGATTGTTGGGGGAGAATTCACCACCATCGAGAACCAGCCTTGGTTTGCAGCCATCTATAGGAGGCACCGTGCAGGCTCTGTTACCTACGTGTGCGGTGGCAGCCTCATCAATCCCTGCTGGGTGGTCAGCGCCACACACTGCTTCAT TGAATACCAAAGGAAGGAGGACTACATTGTCTACCTGGGTCGGTCAAAGCTTAACTCCATCACGCCTGGCGAGATGCagtttgatgtgcaaaagctcaTCTTACATAAGGACTACAGTGCTGACACCCTTGCTCACCACAATGATATTG CTGACTATATCTATCCAGAGCAGCTGAAAATGACTACTGTGAAGCTGGTTTCCCACGAGGAGTGTCAGCAGCCCCACTACTATGGCACTGAAGTCACCAGCAAAATGCTGTGTGCGGCTGACCCACAGTGGGAAACAGATTCCTGCCAG GGAGACTCAGGGGGGCCGCTGGTCTGCTTCACCCAAGGCCGCATGACTCTGACTGGGATTGTGAGCTGGGGCCGCGAATGTGCCATGAAGGAAAAGCCAGGCGTCTACACAAGGGTCTCAAGCTTCCTGCCCTGGATCCACACTCACATTGGGGGAGAGAATGGCCTAGCCCTCTGA
- the PLAU gene encoding urokinase-type plasminogen activator isoform X1, producing MRLLLACLLLCALVVRDSEGSHELHQVSGASKCGCLNGGKCVSYKYFSNIQRCDCPKKFQGEHCEIDTSKTCYQGNGHSYRGKANTDTSGRPCLAWNSPTILRKTYHAHRPDALQLGLGKHNYCRNPDNQRRPWCYVHVGLMQVVQECMVHSCSSERNALSPPEKLQCGQKALRPRFKIVGGEFTTIENQPWFAAIYRRHRAGSVTYVCGGSLINPCWVVSATHCFIEYQRKEDYIVYLGRSKLNSITPGEMQFDVQKLILHKDYSADTLAHHNDIALLKIRSSTGQCAQPSRSIQVICLPPANGDARFGTSCEVTGFGKENPSDYIYPEQLKMTTVKLVSHEECQQPHYYGTEVTSKMLCAADPQWETDSCQGDSGGPLVCFTQGRMTLTGIVSWGRECAMKEKPGVYTRVSSFLPWIHTHIGGENGLAL from the exons ATGAGACTCCTGCTGGCATGCCTGCTCCTCTGCGCCCTGGTCGTGAGAGACTCCGAG GGCAGCCATGAACTTCATCAAGTGTCTGGTGCCT CGAAGTGTGGCTGTCTGAATGGAGGAAAATGTGTGTCCTACAAGTACTTCTCCAACATTCAACGATGCGACTGCCCAAAGAAATTCCAAGGGGAACACTGTGAGATAG ATACATCGAAAACCTGCTATCAGGGGAATGGTCACTCTTACCGAGGGAAGGCCAACACTGACACCAGCGGCCGGCCCTGCCTGGCCTGGAACTCTCCCACCATCCTTCGGAAAACGTACCATGCCCACAGACCTGATGCCCTTCAGCTGGGACTGGGGAAACACAATTACTGCAG GAACCCAGACAATCAGAGGAGACCCTGGTGCTATGTGCATGTTGGCCTAATGCAGGTTGTCCAGGAGTGCATGGTGCACAGCTGCTCTTCTG aaAGAAATGCCCTATCTCCTCCAGAAAAGTTACAGTGTGGCCAGAAGGCTCTGAGGCCCCGCTTTAAGATTGTTGGGGGAGAATTCACCACCATCGAGAACCAGCCTTGGTTTGCAGCCATCTATAGGAGGCACCGTGCAGGCTCTGTTACCTACGTGTGCGGTGGCAGCCTCATCAATCCCTGCTGGGTGGTCAGCGCCACACACTGCTTCAT TGAATACCAAAGGAAGGAGGACTACATTGTCTACCTGGGTCGGTCAAAGCTTAACTCCATCACGCCTGGCGAGATGCagtttgatgtgcaaaagctcaTCTTACATAAGGACTACAGTGCTGACACCCTTGCTCACCACAATGATATTG CCTTGCTGAAGATCCGTTCCAGCACAGGCCAGTGTGCACAGCCATCCCGGTCCATACAGGTCATCTGCCTGCCCCCAGCGAATGGGGATGCACGTTTTGGCACAAGCTGTGAGGTTACTGGCTTTGGAAAAGAGAATCCCT CTGACTATATCTATCCAGAGCAGCTGAAAATGACTACTGTGAAGCTGGTTTCCCACGAGGAGTGTCAGCAGCCCCACTACTATGGCACTGAAGTCACCAGCAAAATGCTGTGTGCGGCTGACCCACAGTGGGAAACAGATTCCTGCCAG GGAGACTCAGGGGGGCCGCTGGTCTGCTTCACCCAAGGCCGCATGACTCTGACTGGGATTGTGAGCTGGGGCCGCGAATGTGCCATGAAGGAAAAGCCAGGCGTCTACACAAGGGTCTCAAGCTTCCTGCCCTGGATCCACACTCACATTGGGGGAGAGAATGGCCTAGCCCTCTGA